CTGTTCACATGTAGTAGTGGTTGCATGGgataacaaataaaatttttcttccaATTAGTTAAGActtataataattttagagaGTTCAATTGGGATCATACAATTACTATTTATCCTTATAAGTgagcattattttttttgaaaagtataaGTGAGCATTATTGATGTGAGATGATTTCTAAAcaaattgcatttttcttgtGCTAAAATTGGCATTCTTTGTGATTGAAAGGTTGGCATTGTCGCATGTTAGTTGTGGTCATTACTTTATCTCTCTATGATGGGGTGCAATGGATTATGGAGATGTTAGTGTGTTGGAAAGGGAGTTCTCGTAATGGTGTGAGTAGTGTGGTTTTGGAGGCCGTTCCACTTTGTAGTATGTAGGAAATTGTTAGAAAAATAGTTGTACATATCACTATGCAAAGCTTACGTAAAATCGCTAAAAATCCATTTCAAAGATCCTTGTGAGATTAGATTAGatgctaataaaaaattattaaaggatGAGGgggaattatttgaagatcctgGCAGGTATTGTCGCCTAGTTGGAAAGTTGAATTGTCTTACTATTACCAGTCTAGATATCTCATATGCAATTACTGTTGTTAGTCAGTTCTTGGAGGCTCCTAGGGCTTCATattgggaagctgttactcGTATTATTCGGTATTTGAAGAGAGCCCTTGGTCTTGGATATTGTATAGACCAAACGAACATCTTAGGGTAGAAAAGTTTTACTGGTACAGATTGGGCAGGTTCTCCCTTAGATAAACAATCTACTACAGGATATTGTACATTCTTAGGCGATTATTTGGTCTTTtagaaaagtaagaaacaaaagtAGTTTCATGGTCTAGTGTTGAAGTAGATTACATGGCAATGTCTCATACTGCAAGTGAGTTGACGTGGTTACAACATTTTGTCTAGAAATTTGGATTCTCACCTCCTACTCCTCTCAGATTGTTTTGAGATAACTAGGCTGCTctacatattgcatctaacccATTTTTTCATGAAAGGACCAAGCATATTGAGTTTCATTGTCATTTTAGTCAAGATAAGATACTCAGAGGAGATATATCTACACAATTCGTGAAGTTTGAAGACCAGTTAGCTAGCATGTTTACAAAATCCTTGTGTTGAAAGtggttagagtttatttgtttcaaGCTGggtttatatgatatatatgctctagCTTGAGGGGAGTGTTTGAAGAGCTTGTAATGGTTAAAAGAATACGTTGGTGACAGGGATTTGTTACAAGGGTGTTTTGGTCATTGTATTGAATTTTACAATATATAAGAAACCAGAGAAAGATTCGAAGTTGGCCTTCTCTTTCTCTAGTTTCTTCCCATGCAAATCCTACAACATGGATTAAAGGAGGTATTCATTGTGATTCtttcctacattttttttttttttttttggaatttttggtTGTAATTTCCTTAGGGAACTTAGTGTTTTCCCATTTTGTACTTGATCCTTtcttttctaataaaatttttattgctTATCAAAAAGAACAATAGGACCTTTTCATCCCTGGTCTTCAATTGAATTCAGTTCTATTTGAGGAGACCTGGGGCAGTTAAATGAAGGATGAGTTATTATGGTGGAAGGTTATAGAGGACAAATAGGAATTATATGCCAAAGATGCATTATATAAAGACCAATTTTGCTTAGAATATCTATGCATGTGAGGTGTCAATTAAGATTGACAGCAAGGTGCAAACTGAAGGCTGGCACAACCGTCCATTTATTTGTTGGAATATGCACAAGAAATTATTGATCATATCTTTAAAGTTGAGAGGACAGAACTTTTGAAATTGCAAttcagaaaaatgaaataattctGTTGAACTGAAATATCTACAAAATGGAACTTGTTGAACATTTTATATCTGCATCTTCACTTCAAGGTAGTTTATTTCTTTGGTACTCATGAATAAAGTTTTCAGTTATCAATCCAGGGCAAACAACTATCTTGCTAGGGTGAAATAAATTGGAACTTTTCCCTGTATCATCATCATGCCCCATACTTGAACCCTATTATTAGGAAACTTTATTCAGTTTGGGATATACAAACAGTATTAATAGTGTGGGGAAAACATAATCTTCCCATTTCCCTAAGGTGTGCCCAACTAAAAGTAGGCTTTGATACATGTTCGGAGGCCTAAATTAAGTCTTGATGTGCCAAGGGCCTGAAGATTGATTAAGTCACCTGTAAACCATTCGTGATGATAAAGTTCTGGGGACCAGAACTCGCATAATCATTGTAGATACGTATTACATTGTGATGCACATGCATTCTTACATTGTACTTTTTCTGTTaaacaatttttgttaaactagTTTGATGTTTTCTCATTCTACTTTGGTCTTAGGGAATTACGAGCGACCATCTTCATCCTAGCTGGAATGCTTGGCACATACTTAAATGTCTTGGTATGTTTACCATCttattatttttacctttatcTATGCTGTTGCTGAGTTTGCAATCTTTATAGTTTCTAAATATCAACAATATCATGATTTGCAGAGAAAGAAATAATCGTACATTCAATGGTATTGAGTTGTATATGGTTGTGccaaaatctttatttttgcGACTGACCATATGAGTGGTCAATTGCTATTGGCAAGACTTCCCTGTAGTATATTTTTAGAAATCTTAAGCCTTAGCTTGTAAGTATTTAGGAGACTCTTCTTACACCTGCTTAGTACTTGAGGTTCTCCTCTTTCTTATAAGAAAATGTCTCTTTTTTGGCATGTAACTCTAGGGATGGTACACCTGTCAATTGTACcgaatacctctcaatgtgagggtttcTCATATTATATAGGAGTTGTCTAGctaattacaggctgtatctcaACGATTACAGCAATTTAGGAGAACAAATAAGGCATATTAAATCTACCTACTAATTACAagatactatagctataatacaaaaatataccATAACTAgagagactaattatggctaaatatatatatcgtaTCTAttgacatcccccctcaaattgatgctggttgatcaagaagcatcaatttgcccACAAGGAACTGATGACGCTGTCGTGTCATGGCCTTCGTGAATACGTCAGCTATCTGGAGATCAGTGGAAACATGAGGAAGAGATATAACACGAGTGTCCAAAGCTTCCCGAATAGAATGACAgtctacctcaatatgcttcgtaCGTTCATGGTAAACAGGATTAGCAGCTATTTGAATGGCACTAGTATTATCTGCATGGAGAGGAGTAGAATCAGattgagaaaaaccaagctcaaCCAGAAGCCCACGAAGCCAGACAATCTCAGAACAAGCAGCAGACATTGCCCGGTATTCGGATTCAGTAGATGATTTAGAAACGCAAGCttgtttcttactcttccaagaaatcaaagaatcaccaagaaacataCATCAACCCGTGACAGACCGCTGAGTATCAGGACATCCGGCCCAATCCGcatcactataagcaacaaggcGAAGAGGAGAGCCAGTTGGAAAGAACAACCCACGGCTAGGTGACCCCCGAAGATAGCGAATGATACGACGAACCGCAGCTAAATAAAGATGGCGTGGAGTTTACATAAATTGGCTAACCTGCTGGACAACGAAGGAAATATCAGGCCAAGTAATAGTCAAATAGTTCAAGCTGCCTACCAACTATCGGAACATAGTAGGATCAGAAAGAAGATCACCCTCCTCATTTCGAAATTTCACATTAACCTCCATAGGAGTATACACCGAAGAAGAATCCTGAAGACCAGCCAGGCGAATCAAGTCCtgggtatatttgtgttgattcaagaatatacctAAAGAATCGGTATGCacctccaaccccaaaaaatacgtaagaggaccaaagtctttcatatgaaaagaaGCCTGAAGATTCTGCTTGAGCTGGCCAATCAAACTGGAGTCAGTGCCagtaatgacaatatcatccacatacacaagtaaaagaacGAGACCAGTCGGAGTCTTGCAAAAAACCAAAGAGGAGtcatattggctttggacaaaggagAAGTGAAGCAGCGTAgacctgaatttttcaaaccatgcccggggagcctgttttaagccatagagagacCGCTTTAACTTACACACAGCTccagatggagaagaaaacaaacccgGAGGAGGAATCATGTAAATATCCTCTTTGAGATCActatgaagaaaagcattttttacATCCATCTGGTGAAGCGGCCAGCCTTGGGAGGCGGCAATAGAAATAACCGTACGCACTGTGGTCATCTTCGCTACCGGAGCaaatgtctcctcatagtcCATCCCATATTCTTGTCTATTCCCAAGAGCAACTAATCGTGCCTTATACCGATCCAAAGTCTCATCAGAGCGGAGCTTAATcgagtaaacccatttacaactGATGGCTTTAACATTAGAAGGACAAGGAACCACCTCCCATGTTTGATTGTCCTGGAGAGCCTAAAGTTCCTCATCCATCGCTTTTCGCCAACATTCATGTTTAATGGCCTCGAAAAAACATGTagggatggaaatagaagaCAAAGTAGCATTAAAAGAAGTGTGAGAAAAACCATACTGATCAGGAGGACGTGATACTCGGGCAGATCGTCGAGGACCAGGCTCAGGAGGTGTGGGAGAACTGATCGGACCTGTCTTGGATAACAAATCAATCTCTGGAGAAGTTGTCAGAACAGGTTCGGATGAAGGGTCAGTCTCGGGAAGGGGCAAAGTTAGTAGACGTCGAgtatacacaattccaggtTTGAACCGTTTAGGGAGAGGAGTCAATTCATCAAAACATGGTAGAATACTAATTTCAGACAATGACTTAACATGTGtagaaaaaaaacattgattctcaaagaaaacaacattacGAGATATACGAAATTTGTTAGAACAAGAATCATAGCAAACATAACCCTTGTGCGAAATACTATAACCCATAAATGCACATTTATCAGACTGAGTAGAGAGTTTGTGACGTTCATGAGAaggtaaatgaacaaaacaaacacatccaaaatTATGCAGATTAAGATAGCTAGGATGCTGATGATACAAACGATAGTAAggagaatcaaaattcaagacctgagagggcagtctattaattaagtaaactgcAGTAGATAATGCCTCAACCCAAAATTTAGACGGAACGGATGACTCAAGCAATAAGGTGCGAACAACATCCAAGAGATGTCGGTTCTTTCGTtccgccaccccattttgctaaggagtataaggacaagagcgcagagacaattcctttgtggtgtaagaaatcatgaaattcgtgggacatgtattctccaccagaatcaaacctcaaaatcttaatacctgtagaaaattgattctcaatATATGCTACAAAGGTCTTAAAAACAGACAGGACCTCAGATTTAGCCCGAAGAAAAAAAGACCCAAGTATATCGactgaaatcatctatgaatgccacaaaatatttatatcgagcatgagaaattacaggagaaatgccccatacatcactatgcacaATATCAAAGCATTTTGTAGCATgactaccatgagaagaaaaggaaagtgtCTTACTCTTACCAAGTTTGCAGACAGAACagtcaaatgacaaatttttagaaACTCGTTCTTTATTGTCTAACAAACcagaatttaacatatgagacAAAATAACAGAGTTTGGATGACCCAAACGTTTGTGCCATACTTCGTTTGGAATGTTAACTGTCATAcaagccaaagataaacaactaggaaTTGAAAAGTGCAATGGAAATAGTTTGCCAACTTTAGGCCCCTTCGCGAGTATCTTCCCCGACACCTGATCCTGCACAAGACAACCATCACGAGAGAAATGGACATCACAGTTTTTCTCAACTAACTGGCCAACTGAAATAAGATTATTAGAAAGTCCAGGAGACACATAAACATCTCGGAATGAAGGATTGATATCTCCTACTTCATTAATAGCTAAATGACTCCCATTAGCTACTTGAATATGAGATGAACCAAGATATGGACgaacattgcaaagagtatCAGATGATCTGGTCATATGATTGGATGCAGCAGAATCAATAAGCCAAGACTTATACGGAGTAGTACCATTACCTTGGAGCCCTAAGGCGGAAAAGACTGACATAATCATCTGCTGGACCATTTCAGGAGTAAGAACAGACGATCCGGCCGCAGAAGAAGACGCTGAGGACATCACTGGAGCGGAAGAGGTGTTCATTGCAGCTTGATAgtgtcaattgtactgaatacctctcaattGAGGGTTGCTcgtattatataaaaaaattgtctaggtaattacaggctgtatctcagTGATTACAGTAATCTAGGGAAACCAATAAGGCAACTAAAATCTatctattaattacaatatactatTGCTATAATATAAgaacatgccataactagaaagactaattatggctaaatatatatatggaccgtATCTGAttgacatcccccctcaaattgatgctggtcgatcaagaagcatcaatttgcccACAAGAAACTGATGACGTTGTCGTGTCATAGCCTTCGTGAAGACGTCAGCTATCTGGAGATCAGTGGAAAcatgaggaagagagataacacgagtgtccaaggcttccctaatagaatgacagtctacctcaatatgcttcgtacgttcatggtaaacaggattagcagctatttgaatggcactagtattatcagcatgaagaggagtagaatcagtttgagaaaaaccaagctcagcCAAAAGCCCACGAAGCCAGACAATCTCAGAACAAGCAGCAGACATTGCTCGGTATTCGGATTCAGTAGATGATTTAGAAACACGAGCTtgcttcttactcttccaagaaatcaatgaatcaccaagaaacatgcACCAACCTGTGACAGACCGTTGAGTGTCAGGACATCCTGCCCAATTCGcatcactataagcaacaaggcGAAGAGCAGAGCCAGTTGGAAAGAACAACCCACGACCAGAAGAGCCCCGAAGATATCGAATGATACGCCGAACAGCAGCTAAATGAAGATGGCGGGGAGTTTGCATAAACTGGCTAACCTGCTGGACAGCGAAGGAAATATCGGGCCGAGTAATAGTCAAATAATTCAAGCTGCCTACCAACTGTCGGAATCAGTAGGATCAGAAAGAAGCTCACCCTCCTCACTtcgatatttcacattaacctccATAGGAGTATCCACCGAAGAAGAATCTTGAAGGCCAGCTAGACTAATCAAGTTCTGGGTGTATTTGTtttgattcaagaatataccagaagaatcagtgtgcacctccaaccccaaaaaatacgtaagaggaccaaggtctttcatatgaaaagagTCTTGAAGATTTCGCTTGACATGTGCAATCAAACTAGTGTCGGTTCCtgtaatgacaatatcatccatatacacaagtaaaagaacaagaccagtcggagtcttgcaaaggaacaaagaagaatcatattggctttggacaaaggagaagcgaagcaaagtagacctgaatttttcaaaccatgcccggggagcctgttttaagccatagagagacCGTTTCAACTTACACACAGCggcagatggagaagaaaacaaccccggaggaggagtcatgtaaatatcttctttgagatcaccatgaagaaaagcatttttgacatccatctgGTGAAGTGGCCAGCCTTGGGAGGCGGCAATAGAAATAATTGTACGCACTGTAGTCATCTTTGCGACCGGAGCaaatgtctcctcatagtcCACCCCATATTCTTGCCTGTTCCCAAGAGCAACTAATCGAGCCTTATACCGATCCAGAGTCCCATCAGAGCGAAGCTTAATTgagtaaacccatttacaactAATGGCTTTAACATGAGAGGGGCAAGGAACCATGTCCCATGTATGATTGTCCTGGAGAGCCCGAAGTTCCTCATCCATCGCTTTCCACCAACATTCATATTTAACAGCCTCGGAAAAACATGTAGGGATAGAAATAGAAGATAAAGTGGCATTAAAGGAAGTGTGGGGAAAACCATACCTATCAGGAGGACGTGATACCCTAGCAGATCGTTGAGGACCAGACTCATGAACTGTCTCAGATGGCGGGTCAATCGGAGGAGTTGTCGGAACAGTTTCAGATGAAGGATCAGTCTCGGGAAGGGGCAAAGTTGGTGGACGTTGAgtatacacaattccaggtTTGAACCGCTCAAGCAGAAGaggcaattcatcaaaacaaggtaGAATACTAATCTCAGGCAATGATTCAacatgtgtagaaaagaaacattgatgCTCAAAGAACACAACATTACGAGATATACGAAATTTGTCAGAACAAGGATCATAGCAAACATAACCTTTGTGAGAAACACTATAACCCATAAAGGCACATTTAACAGACTGAGCAGAAAGTTTGTTACGTTCATGAGCaggtaaatgaacaaaacaaacacatccaaaagtatGCAGATTAAGATAGCTAGGATGTTGATGATACAAACGAtaataaggagaatcaaaatgcaagacctgagagggcagtcgattaattaagtaaactgcAGTAGATAATGCCTCGACCCAGAATTTAGAAGGAACATAGGACTCAAGTAATAAAGTGCGAACAACATCCAAGAGATGGCGGTTCTTTCGTtccgccaccccattttgctgaggAGTATAAGGACAAGAGCGCTGAGAGACAATTCCTTTATGAcgtaagaaatcatgaaactcgtgggacatgtattctccaccagaatcagacctcaaaatcttaatgcctgtagaaaattgattctcaatATATGCTACAAAGGTTTGAAAAACAGACAGAACCTCAGATTTGGCCCGAAGAAAATAGACCCAAGGATATCGactgaaatcatctatgaatgtgacaaaatatttatatcgagcatgagaaattacaggagaaatgccccatacatcactatgcacaACATCAAAGCATTTTGTAGCATgactaccatgagaagaaaacgaaagagttttactcttaccaagtttgcatacagaacaatcaaatgacaaattttgagaaactcgttctttattgcctaacaaaccagaatttaacatatgagaTAGAATAACAGAATTTGGATGACCCAAACGTTTGTGCCATACTTCGTTCGAAGTGTTAACTGTCCTACAAGCTaaagataaacaactaggaaTGGAAAAGTGCAGTGGAAATAGTCTGCCAACTTTAAGCCCCTTCGCGAGTATCTTCCCCGACACCTGATCCTGCACAAGACAACCATCACGAGAGAAATGGACATCacagtttttttcaactaactGGCCAACTGAAATAAGACTATTAGAAAGGCCAGGAGAGACATAAACATCTCTGAATGAAGGATTAATATCTCCTACTTCATTAATAGCTAAATGACTCCCATTAGCTACTTGAATATGAGATGAACCATGATATGGACgaacattgcaaagagtatCAGACGATCTGGTCATATGATTGGATGCTGCAGAATCAATAAGCCAAGACTTAGACGAAACAGTACCATTACCTTGGAGCCCTAAGGTAGAGAAGGCTGACATAATCATCTGCTGGACCATTTCAGGCGTAAGAACAGTTGATCCGGCCACAGAAGAAGAGGCTGAGGACATCACTGGAGCAGAAGAGGTGTGTACTGCAGCCTGATAGGCAGTAGCTTGACGATTCTGAGGCCGAGTGGgacattctttgataaagtggCCCGGTTTCTTACAGTAATTGCAAGATTTCTTGGCACAATTGGCGGCAATATGACCATACTCCTTACAGCTGAAACACTGGACCTTGCGCATATCCTTACCCTTCCCTTTCCCATAGGCTGCATAGGCTACTGGATTTGGGTTGGAATCATGCTGGAACGTAGCCTGCGTGAGAAGACGCTGCTCCTCACGAAGTAATTCTCCAAAGCAAACATCCAAAGATGGCGAAGAATCCcgattcattaaatttgagcgagtaatctcaaattcaaggcgtaatttcatcaggaattgatctctcttgctctgCTCATGAACAGCCTGAACACCAGTGAGAGATGCAGCAGGTAACTTCGCATAAACcatatcagaaaattctccccacaaattctgaaaaccagaaaaatactccGGAATGGAGAGATTGCCTTGAGTGTAATTAGCAATCTCATATTCCAGCTGAAAACGGCGTGTGGTATTGTCCTGATGATAAACCTTCAGCAAATACTCCCACATAGTCTTCGCAGTCTTATAGGGCCTCAGATTGAGCACAATAAGAGGATCAACAGACCCCAAGATCCAAGACATCACACGTGCATCCTTAACCTTCCACTTAGCCAAATCCTTAGCTTCCGTAGGAGCTGGATCACTACCGTCAATATGGCCCCACAACTCTTTTCCcgtaacaaataattgaaattggaattcccaagcagaataattttttccagtAAAACGAACCCCAAAAGTCTCGCTAGAAGACATaatgaaatcaaaaaattagaaattagacaACCTGATAAAGAAGTAACAGGCCCACCAAATCTGTTGGACAGCAAGTCCAAGTCCACTCAAGTCAAACAGCAATCTGCAACCCTGAACAGCAACAAAGCCCAAGCCCAGCAAGCCCAAAGTTACCAGCAACTCAGCAAGTACGATTTCAGCAACTCAAATCGATAGCCCAACTCGCCGGAAACACCGCGCCAACCGCACCACGCCGACAGCCCAAATCGCCAACAGCCCAACTTCACCGGAAACACCACGCCGACAGCCCACGTCGCCGATAGCCCAACTCGCCGGAAATACCACGCCGACTGCACCACGCCTGCACAGAATCTGCCGACAACCACCACAGATCGCCGGGAATGCTCCAAGGCTGCACAGAACCTGCCGACAACCACCACAGACCTTGCCGACAGCTACCAAGGATCCTCCACAAACCAAGAAACTGCCGAACAGCAGTTTAGAACCCACCAGAATGATCGACAATTCCCTTGAAATTATCGACCGCCACAAAAAACAACGACCCAGTCCCAACCCAAGCTTGACAATTCCTACGGCCCTCAACAGGTAACTGAAAacaaccctaatttagatgatggctttgataccatgtcaattgtactgaatacctctcaattGAGGGTTGCTCGTATTATATAGAAAAATTGTCTAggtaattacaggctgtatctcaATGATTACAGTAATTTAGGGAAACCAATAAGGCAACTAAAATCTatctattaattacaatatactatTGCTATAATATAAgaacatgccataactagaaagactaattatggctaaatatatatatggaccgtATCTGATTGACAGATAGGTGGTAGCTTGGCGATTCTGAGGCCGAATGGgacattctttgataaagtggCCCTGTTTCTTATAGTAATTGCAAGATTTCTTTGCACAATTGGCGGAAATATGACCATACTCCTTGCAGCTGAAATACTGGACCTTGTGCATATCCTTGCCCTCCCCTTTCCCATAGGCTGCATAGGCTACTTGATTTGGGTTGGAATCGTGCTGGAATGTAGCCTGTGTGAGAAGACGCTGCTTCTCACGAAGTAATTAtccaaaacaaacatccaaagatggagaaggattgcgattcattaaatttgagcgagTAACCTCAAATTCAAGGCGCAATTTCATCAAgaattgatctctcttgctTTGCTCATGAACAGCCTGAACAGCAGAGATAGATGCAGCAGGTATCTTCGTATAAATcatatcagaaaattctccccacaaattctgaaaaccagaaaaatactccTGAATGAAGAGATTGCCTTGAGTGTAATTAGCAATCTCATATTCCAACTGAAAACGACGTGCGGTATTATCCTGGTGATAAACCTTCAACAAATACTCCCACATAGTCTCTGCAGACTTATAGGGTCTTAGATTGAGCACAATAAGAGGATCGACAGACCCTAAGATCCACGACATCACACGTGCATCTTTGACCTTCCACTTAGCCAACTCCTT
This window of the Corylus avellana chromosome ca5, CavTom2PMs-1.0 genome carries:
- the LOC132180553 gene encoding uncharacterized protein LOC132180553; protein product: MNRDSSPSLDVCFGELLREEQRLLTQATFQHDSNPNPVAYAAYGKGKGKDMRKVQCFSCKEYGHIAANCAKKSCNYCKKPGHFIKECPTRPQNRQATAYQAAVHTSSAPVMSSASSSVAGSTVLTPEMVQQMIMSAFSTLGLQGSGVGEDTREGA